The genomic DNA AGCCGAGGTGACGCTCGCCACGAAGGCCACCGAACCGGAGGACGCCTCCTCCTGGTGGGCCCAGGGGGGCATCGCCGTCACGCGCGAGGACGCCGACGCCTTCCGCGAGGACATCATCACGGCCAGCGACGGCGAGGCCGACCCGGACGCAGTCGACACCCTCGTCGACAACGCCGCGGCCGCGGTCGAGGACGTCCTGCTGGAGACGCTCGATATCGACTTCGATACGGTCGCCGAATCCGCGAAGGTCGACGACGACGCCGCGACGGACGGTGGCGAGGAGGAGTTCGCCTACGCCCGCGAGGCGGCCCACAGCGAGTCCCGCATCCTCCACATCAACGCCTCCACCGGGCGCCACATCCTGCCGCCCCTGCTGAACCACCTACAGGACCACGAGCACGTCACCATCGAACAGGACACCGCGGCGCTCGAACTCGTCACGCACGAGGGACTGGTCCACGGCGCCATCCTCGAGCGCGACGGGGAGTTCGCGCCCTGCTTCGCCGGCGCGACCGTGCTGGCGACGGGCGGCATCGGCTCCCTCTATCCCCGGACGACGAACCCTGAGGGCTCGACGGGCGACGGCATCGCGATGGCCGCGCTCGCGGGCGCCGACGTCGAGGACATGGAGTACGTCCAGTTCCACCCGACCGCGTACGCGGGCGACGAATCGGACGATACGTTCCTCCTCAGCGAGGCCGTCCGCGGCGAGGGCGCCCTGCTCCGGAACGCCGAGGGCGAGCGGTTCATGCCCGACTACCACGCGGACGCCGAACTCGCGCCGCGCGATGTCGTGGCGCGCGCCGTGCAGGAGCAGATCGACGAGACGGGCGGCGTGACGCTCGACGTCTCACCGCTCGACTTCGGAGAGGAGTTCCCCGACCTCGCGCATAAGTGCGAGGAGTACGGCGTCGACCC from Haloglomus litoreum includes the following:
- a CDS encoding L-aspartate oxidase encodes the protein MQQTTTDVLVVGSGIAGCAAALAAAREGAEVTLATKATEPEDASSWWAQGGIAVTREDADAFREDIITASDGEADPDAVDTLVDNAAAAVEDVLLETLDIDFDTVAESAKVDDDAATDGGEEEFAYAREAAHSESRILHINASTGRHILPPLLNHLQDHEHVTIEQDTAALELVTHEGLVHGAILERDGEFAPCFAGATVLATGGIGSLYPRTTNPEGSTGDGIAMAALAGADVEDMEYVQFHPTAYAGDESDDTFLLSEAVRGEGALLRNAEGERFMPDYHADAELAPRDVVARAVQEQIDETGGVTLDVSPLDFGEEFPDLAHKCEEYGVDPADGIPVAPAEHFLCGGIDVDDRGSASLDRLFAVGECSRTGVHGANRLASTSLLEGLVWGLRAGETAADAGDPEFVEAPDLLDSDPALPDNFARDKFVRLRRVMGEYVGLSRNRDDLGRAQGVLRRLKGEVDAYTRTRTSRGLYELRSATVVALLVSRAASENPESKGCHYLEPPAAAAEAEADGD